The Desulfovibrio sp. JC022 genomic sequence GTGATGAGACCCTGCTCAAGGTTGTGCAAGGGGTAATCAACGATGAGATAAGCGAGGAATATCAGATATACGCAGCCATTGTGGATGGTCTTGGTGAAACGGATGTATCCATGCTGGCCGCGCTTTTTATGCTCAAGGATAATCCCGAATCCCGGCTGATGGTGAACGGATTGCTCGAGATTAATGAGCGTTGTGAGTCTGTTTCCGGTGATCAGCGTGATCAGGCAGCTGCAATCCGTGATTTCATGTACAGGGTGGCTGTGCTGGTCAGTAAGGGTGAGCCGTTCAGTGTTACCAAGGTACGCAATGAGGTTCTCGCGGATCATTTAGGAAATGGTCAGGGTCTGAAAAGTGAGCCGTTTGAAGATCGAGCGCAGAAATCGTCCGAATTAATAGAATCCACAAATGATTTTGAAGAGACGGATCATGTCACGGATGAAGTGGATGAACCAGATTCATCAATAGAAGATGAAACTGAGCAGCTTTCCAAAAAAGATGATGAAGGGTATCCTGCCCAGGAATCCTAAAAACGGAGTTTGCCATGCGTCGGCTGATCATGCCTTTAGTGCTATTGTTTCTGCTGGTCGGATGTGTTCATAAGAACCTTCCTGATTCCGCACAATACCTTACCCCCTTGCCTAAGTCGCAGGTTCAGGTGGACGATGTTAAGCTTGCATACCGTACATTCGGGGAAGGTCCTCCCCTGCTTATGATCATGGGTTTTGCCGGGACCATGGACCTCTGGGATGCACAGTTGATTCGCGAACTGGGAAAGGAACATACGGTGATCATCTTTGATAACCGGGGTATGGGCGGATCTACAAATGGTACAGAAGTCATCTCCATTAAACGCATGGCTTCAGATTGCGCCGGATTATTGCGTGAACTCGGTTACGTACAGGCTGATATGTTCGGCTGGTCCATGGGCGGGCTTATCGCGCAGGAAATGGCTCTCAATTATCCAGAGAAAGTCCGCAAGTTGATTCTTTTAGGCGCGTCCTGCGACGCAAAGCCTGTAGCTGATATCACCCGCAGGTTGTTGAAGATGGATGTTAAAGAGTTACTCGGTCATTTCTTCCCGCCCGGTTGGGTTGAAAAATACCCCGATGCCTATGAAAAGCTTCCGCGTCCGGCAAACCCGCCTGATCCGGCAATAGTGCAGGCGCAGGCCGATGCCATGATTGTCTGGCCCGGCTGTTGTTCCCGATTAAGTAGATTGCAAAAAAATACGCTGGTTATTTCCGGCTTGGATGATGACATTTTGCCGGAGAAATTAAGTGTTGAAATTGCGGAGCAGATCAAAGGAAGCTGGCTGGTGCGCTACAAGAATGCAACCCATTGGCTAATGTATCAGGACCCGGTCGGACTTGGGCTCACAGTGAATAATTTTTTAAACGTTAGGCAGGATTTGTTTGCAAATTAAATAGTAAAGCGTCCTGTTTTATCAAAAAACAGGACGCTTAATTTTTATAGATGGCGAAGCCCTAATAAAAGTTTTGGGAGAGTCCAGAGAACCTTTTTCCAAAAAGGTTCTTTGGTCCCCGACGGGCCGCCGGAGGCATTCAAAAATTACCAAATATTTTTGTTGCTCTTTTCAGTATCATCAAAGAGCCGGGTAAAATCATCAAAAGCGGTCAGTGCTGCTGCGGCTCCTTGCCCGGTTGCGGTGATGATCTGGCGTACTCCTCCGGTAACGTCCCCGGCGGCGTAAACCCGTTCCACGCTGGTGCGCTGGGTGGGATCGACCTTAATAAATCCGTCTTCGCGTAGCTCTACGCCAAGTTTTTCAGCAAGCTCGGTATTGGCGGTATGCCCGATGGCGACGAAAACCACGTCAGTGTCCTTGATGGATTCGGTGCCGTCCTTGTTGATGATGCGTGCGGATTCCACCTGATCATCGCCAATTACTTCGGTAACCTGACTGTTCCAGATGATTTCGATTCCCTCACGGTCAACGGAATCCTGAAGGACCTTTTCTGCCCGGAATTTGTCGCCGCGGTGAACTATGGTGGTTTCAATGCCCAGATGTTTGAGGTGCAAAGCGTCGGTTAAAGCGGTATTGCCCCCGCCGACCACAACGGCCTTGCCGC encodes the following:
- a CDS encoding alpha/beta fold hydrolase, which produces MRRLIMPLVLLFLLVGCVHKNLPDSAQYLTPLPKSQVQVDDVKLAYRTFGEGPPLLMIMGFAGTMDLWDAQLIRELGKEHTVIIFDNRGMGGSTNGTEVISIKRMASDCAGLLRELGYVQADMFGWSMGGLIAQEMALNYPEKVRKLILLGASCDAKPVADITRRLLKMDVKELLGHFFPPGWVEKYPDAYEKLPRPANPPDPAIVQAQADAMIVWPGCCSRLSRLQKNTLVISGLDDDILPEKLSVEIAEQIKGSWLVRYKNATHWLMYQDPVGLGLTVNNFLNVRQDLFAN